A part of Doryrhamphus excisus isolate RoL2022-K1 chromosome 8, RoL_Dexc_1.0, whole genome shotgun sequence genomic DNA contains:
- the LOC131134926 gene encoding cyclin-dependent kinase-like 1 codes for MEKYEKLAKIGEGSYGVVFKCRNRDTDQIVAIKKFVESEDDPVIKKIALREIRMLKQLKHVNLVNLLEVFRRKRRLHLVFEFCEQTVLNELEKHPRGVPEDQLKSIVWQTLQAVNFCHKHNCIHRDVKPENILLTKSGVIKLCDFGFARILTGPEDDYTDYVATRWYRAPELLVGDTQYGPPVDVWALGCVFAELLNGSPLWPGKSDVDQLYLIRKTLGDLIPHHQQVFRSNVFFSGVNIPEPDTTETLEKRFSGVSPQALHVMKSCLVMDPSLRLSCEELLELPYIHDDSCSGWVREGERPVRRHDKGPRRRQTGAQYLPQLTNSNMSPAPDIKKPAKHKYHLPNI; via the exons ATGGAGAAATACGAGAAACTGGCCAAAATTGGAGAAGGTTCTTACGGCGTGGTATTCAAATGCAGAAACAGAGACACAGACCAGATTGTTGCCATCAAGAAGTTTGTGGAATCTGAAGATGATCCAGTCATTAAGAAGATTGCACTGAGGGAAATACGCATGCTGAAG CAACTGAAACACGTCAATCTGGTCAACCTACTGGAGGTTTTCCGCAGGAAACGCCGCCTCCACCTGGTGTTTGAGTTCTGCGAGCAGACAGTCCTCAACGAACTGGAAAAACATCCACGAGG GGTTCCTGAGGATCAGCTTAAGAGCATTGTATGGCAGACACTACAGGCCGTCAACTTCTGCCACAAACACAAC tgcaTCCACCGAGACGTCAAGCCTGAAAACATCCTCCTTACCAAAAGCGGTGTCATCAAGTTGTGCGACTTTGGCTTCGCTCGCATACTGA CTGGACCAGAAGATGACTACACAGACTACGTGGCAACCCGCTGGTACCGGGCCCCGGAGCTCCTGGTTGGGGACACTCAGTATGGGCCACCAGTGGACGTGTGGGCGCTGGGATGCGTCTTTGCTGAGCTGCTTAACGGAAGTCCACTCTGGCCTGGGAAGTCTGACGTGGACCAGCTCTATCTCATACGCAAAACTCTTG GGGACCTCATTCCTCATCACCAGCAGGTGTTCCGGTCTAACGTGTTCTTTAGTGGCGTCAATATTCCTGAACCTGACACCACG GAAACATTGGAAAAGCGATTCTCTGGTGTGTCACCACAGGCTCTCCATGTTATGAAG TCATGCCTGGTGATGGACCCCTCCCTCAGATTGTCCTGCGAGGAGCTGCTGGAGCTGCCCTACATCCATGATGACAGCTGTTCTGGCTGGGTCCGCGAGGGGGAACGTCCTGTAAGACGCCACGATAAAGGACCCCGCCGCAGACAGACAGGG GCCCAGTACCTGCCACAGTTAACAAACAGCAACATGTCACCAGCACCAGACATCAAGAAGCCAGCGAAGCACAAATATCACCTTCCCAACATTTAG
- the LOC131134923 gene encoding cytochrome P450 2C42-like isoform X2, producing the protein MECTAAVLLLGLLWALLWLLYDKKSNKRMRRLPPGPLAFPLLGNLPQMDKHAPFKSLLKLSETYGPVMTVHLGWQRAVVLVGYEAVKEALVDQADDFTGRMQLPFLHKATRGYDTPFDPTFLLSCSVSNVVCCLVFGQRFNHDDDDFLQLLAIIREMIKFASSPLGQMYNIFPWLTERLPGHQRKVFAHIETVRSFIKFKIQQHEDTLDSSSPRDYIDCFLNRMQQEKHNVSSEFFYDNLVATVMNLFLAGTETSSSTIRYALSVFIKYPDIQEKMQQEIDAVIGRERCPKMEDRKSMPFTDAVIHEVQRFLDIVPFSLPHYTLHDVSFRGYNIPKDTIIIPMLHSVLKDEKQWAEPQSFNPQHFLDHNGNFKKNPAFMPFAAGKRACVGESLARVELFIFLVSLLQHFTFSCVGGPDSIDLTPEYSSFANMPRQHQLIATPR; encoded by the exons ATGGAGTGCACTGCGGCCGTCTTGTTGCTGGGGCTCCTCTGGGCACTGCTGTGGTTGCTTTACGACAAAAAGAGCAACAAGAGGATGCGTCGTCTCCCTCCAGGACCACTGGCGTTTCCTCTGCTGGGAAACCTGCCTCAAATGGACAAACATGCACCCTTTAAAAGCCTCCTCAAG CTGAGTGAAACATACGGTCCGGTGATGACCGTGCACCTTGGCTGGCAGCGCGCGGTGGTCCTGGTGGGCTATGAGGCCGTCAAAGAGGCTCTGGTGGACCAGGCTGACGACTTCACGGGAAGAATGCAGCTACCGTTCCTCCACAAAGCCACCAGGGGCTATG ACACACCTTTTGACCCCACCTTCCTGCTGAGCTGCTCCGTCTCCAATGTGGTGTGCTGCCTGGTCTTTGGACAACGCTTCAACCATGACGACGACGACTTCCTGCAGCTGCTGGCCATCATCAGGGAAATGATCAAGTTTGCATCCAGCCCTCTGGGGCAG ATGTACAACATCTTTCCTTGGCTGACTGAGCGCCTGCCAGGCCACCAGCGTAAAGTTTTTGCCCACATAGAAACGGTGAGATCTTTCATCAAGTTCAAGATCCAGCAGCATGAAGACACTCTGGATTCCAGCTCTCCCAGAGACTACATTGACTGCTTCCTCAATCGCATGCAGCAG GAGAAGCATAATGTCTCCAGTGAGTTCTTCTACGACAACCTCGTGGCTACAGTCATGAATCTCTTCCTGGCGGGGACAGAAACCAGCAGCTCCACTATCCGATACGCCCTTAGCGTGTTCATCAAATACCCCGACATACAAG AGAAAATGCAGCAGGAGATCGACGCTGTGATTGGACGAGAGCGTTGTCCCAaaatggaggacaggaagtccaTGCCCTTTACGGATGCAGTCATACATGAGGTGCAGCGTTTTCTGGACATCGTCCCCTTCAGCCTGCCGCACTACACGCTCCATGACGTCTCTTTTAGAGGCTACAACATTCCCAAG GACACCATCATCATCCCCATGTTGCACTCTGTGCTGAAAGATGAGAAGCAGTGGGCGGAGCCTCAGTCCTTTAATCCTCAGCACTTTTTGGACCACAATGGCAACTTTAAGAAGAACCCGGCTTTCATGCCTTTTGCAGCAG GAAAAAGAGCTTGTGTCGGGGAATCTCTGGCCCGCGTGGAACTGTTCATCTTCCTCGTGTCCCTGCTGCAACATTTCACCTTTTCCTGTGTCGGAGGTCCAGACAGCATTGACCTCACGCCAGAGTACAGCAGCTTCGCCAACATGCCACGGCAACACCAGCTCATCGCCACGCCTCGCTGA
- the LOC131134923 gene encoding cytochrome P450 2F3-like isoform X1 has product MECTAAVLLLGLLWALLWLLYDKKSNKRMRRLPPGPLAFPLLGNLPQMDKHAPFKSLLKLSETYGPVMTVHLGWQRAVVLVGYEAVKEALVDQADDFTGRMQLPFLHKATRGYGLGISNGERWRQLRRFTLTTLRDFGMGRKGMEEWIQEESIHMRARMVKNTPFDPTFLLSCSVSNVVCCLVFGQRFNHDDDDFLQLLAIIREMIKFASSPLGQMYNIFPWLTERLPGHQRKVFAHIETVRSFIKFKIQQHEDTLDSSSPRDYIDCFLNRMQQEKHNVSSEFFYDNLVATVMNLFLAGTETSSSTIRYALSVFIKYPDIQEKMQQEIDAVIGRERCPKMEDRKSMPFTDAVIHEVQRFLDIVPFSLPHYTLHDVSFRGYNIPKDTIIIPMLHSVLKDEKQWAEPQSFNPQHFLDHNGNFKKNPAFMPFAAGKRACVGESLARVELFIFLVSLLQHFTFSCVGGPDSIDLTPEYSSFANMPRQHQLIATPR; this is encoded by the exons ATGGAGTGCACTGCGGCCGTCTTGTTGCTGGGGCTCCTCTGGGCACTGCTGTGGTTGCTTTACGACAAAAAGAGCAACAAGAGGATGCGTCGTCTCCCTCCAGGACCACTGGCGTTTCCTCTGCTGGGAAACCTGCCTCAAATGGACAAACATGCACCCTTTAAAAGCCTCCTCAAG CTGAGTGAAACATACGGTCCGGTGATGACCGTGCACCTTGGCTGGCAGCGCGCGGTGGTCCTGGTGGGCTATGAGGCCGTCAAAGAGGCTCTGGTGGACCAGGCTGACGACTTCACGGGAAGAATGCAGCTACCGTTCCTCCACAAAGCCACCAGGGGCTATG gATTGGGCATTAGCAACGGCGAGCGCTGGCGCCAGCTGCGCCGTTTCACCCTGACCACCCTCCGAGATTTTGGGATGGGACGTAAGGGGATGGAGGAGTGGATCCAGGAGGAGAGCATACACATGAGGGCCCGCATGGTGAAAA ACACACCTTTTGACCCCACCTTCCTGCTGAGCTGCTCCGTCTCCAATGTGGTGTGCTGCCTGGTCTTTGGACAACGCTTCAACCATGACGACGACGACTTCCTGCAGCTGCTGGCCATCATCAGGGAAATGATCAAGTTTGCATCCAGCCCTCTGGGGCAG ATGTACAACATCTTTCCTTGGCTGACTGAGCGCCTGCCAGGCCACCAGCGTAAAGTTTTTGCCCACATAGAAACGGTGAGATCTTTCATCAAGTTCAAGATCCAGCAGCATGAAGACACTCTGGATTCCAGCTCTCCCAGAGACTACATTGACTGCTTCCTCAATCGCATGCAGCAG GAGAAGCATAATGTCTCCAGTGAGTTCTTCTACGACAACCTCGTGGCTACAGTCATGAATCTCTTCCTGGCGGGGACAGAAACCAGCAGCTCCACTATCCGATACGCCCTTAGCGTGTTCATCAAATACCCCGACATACAAG AGAAAATGCAGCAGGAGATCGACGCTGTGATTGGACGAGAGCGTTGTCCCAaaatggaggacaggaagtccaTGCCCTTTACGGATGCAGTCATACATGAGGTGCAGCGTTTTCTGGACATCGTCCCCTTCAGCCTGCCGCACTACACGCTCCATGACGTCTCTTTTAGAGGCTACAACATTCCCAAG GACACCATCATCATCCCCATGTTGCACTCTGTGCTGAAAGATGAGAAGCAGTGGGCGGAGCCTCAGTCCTTTAATCCTCAGCACTTTTTGGACCACAATGGCAACTTTAAGAAGAACCCGGCTTTCATGCCTTTTGCAGCAG GAAAAAGAGCTTGTGTCGGGGAATCTCTGGCCCGCGTGGAACTGTTCATCTTCCTCGTGTCCCTGCTGCAACATTTCACCTTTTCCTGTGTCGGAGGTCCAGACAGCATTGACCTCACGCCAGAGTACAGCAGCTTCGCCAACATGCCACGGCAACACCAGCTCATCGCCACGCCTCGCTGA